One part of the Palaemon carinicauda isolate YSFRI2023 chromosome 23, ASM3689809v2, whole genome shotgun sequence genome encodes these proteins:
- the LOC137617437 gene encoding uncharacterized protein, which translates to MSALLSLQRQQASSLETVTTPTPVVNLKNELRMPQVPLPEYDNTKGQCLVKFFYEFEKLTDKQNWSNHLKFMYLRNQLSKSPKALVDSLDIDNQSYDEAKKLLLQPFATPLTQKYDAIKKLVELKLTLSGDPYAFVASMKTIMNAFKKLDVKVDDVLQYFIWHGLNDRFQSLLIQITNESKPSLSEIESNIFEAVERYNRTNERNVEQKEKTRTKNIESSTTLATKVSVSPKYKSCILCTKDGKQDTAHLLVNCPVFANPKMKVEKLKELNACVRCGYHNHVTRQCKFKFTQRCRNCSGWHFTYLCVAKERLNSSSTKASDSSNTESTETSMHTSGKKLEPKHTLNSLTLAEIHQNVTGGAAILPTFTCSVAEENNVVRVLRDCGSQRNFICNKHVNHMKFPVLAKNVYMTIHGFNSTRDLVTDIVNVPLKLGREWHSIEAVVVPSIDIELKLEGLNVIVKEFQDRHYILADKFLSGSVDTIGNIGLILGNDADFLLSLTTHKFGLSNPSVYLDTPVGVMLTGNINRMMKNLVYLPNINIGNSSHTAVCTQGDTLCMEGEAAQTNRQLQFLDRHSFLAVSQSELRDDDVDLISNRSPASIKVQEANTNSTYAIFNKKGKLKQSELIKATEEMLEKQCIEYLDYEKSQLSEDDTETNKKLVKYVLDSTERDEEGRLVMPLMWNNKISHLLGKNFNLSRMILKSNLTRMKNKPEHLKMVNDVFKEQQNLGIIEKIEDINSFINEHPEASFLPHMPVFKMARDTTKCRVVFLSNLCEKNKSAKSTYSHNQCMLPGPCLNHKIATSLIMQRFDTHMICFDLKKAFLMIGLKEEDQNRLLFLWYRNILKGDFTVVGYRNKRLSFGLRPSPCHLMLALFKILILDVESDNEEMVNLKKSLYNTIYMDNGSYSCNSAKALYEAYYCLPNIFGPYKFELQQFVTNDAELQEIIDRDYDSETPKEVKLLGMVWDREADTLGPGKIFLDTQASTKRSILSTLNSIYDIFNIYGPILNRARLFLKKLQEDKTITWDSPLSETLKREWTLIGKQVNSTPKVVIPRFLGRRDGTYKLVAFSDASKDIYGTVVYIVNVFNGNTNFLTAKSRVVNKQLEKKTIPVIEFQALGLATETLISLFQELAGQSVVTPIKIVSMAIYSDSMVALNWLYSYTYKYDKLQKKGVFIQNRLKAIGDLCQVFPITFSFVNAYDNPADYISRCVSYRRLQKTAYHGGPEFLKKLHKDEVQFSFKVPNPLEKRDEVPGLEREDTSLITVSTDSESKENNKKDINSIEHLIPLTKFSSFHKLATVHKMVLKFIKNIREKLTNKGIDVHWGNCVKEKNLYALACRQIIGKEQENNFPEVCEFFKKSHTLKRNIPNLVTQMNIFQSKDTLLRIRSKFGRNEQIFFPVLLPKHSLLTKLLIRDMHVSLGHAGVYSILAQLRKQFWIIHFYSTVKKVLRECITCRRLNERPIKANQSAYRDFRSNPPPIPYRYIFIDYIGPYTVIWNGERKKIWLLCVTCLWSRAINLKICLSADTGDFLKAFQLHIYEFGIPEFCISDLGSQLTAGSRIIGTFLNDFETHAFFEENDIKPLKFEHYAKGNSSLGSLVESCVKMVKKLILSSIKNTVLDYQDFYFLICQTVHLINKRPIAFKDSLRDACIDNVEKAITPECLLKGYDLVSVNIIPELQNSSSDDTNWEPGSSAIDDVKDNYYKLRQGRNRLVEAYHSEFLATLINQAVDKRDRYRPVNHKTLAVGDIVLLKEDASKPSTYPLGIVKKTEVNHLGEVKAARVLKGKSREVVYRTTDSLILLLPKEGFHTVVEVETELPIDQLKVRERSKRAAALESMRNTELLVQEGLV; encoded by the coding sequence ATGTCGGCTTTGTTAAGTTTACAAAGGCAACAGGCTTCTAGTTTAGAAACTGTAACCACGCCTACCCCGGTAGTTAACCTTAAGAATGAGTTAAGGATGCCTCAAGTTCCTTTACCTGAATATGACAACACCAAGGGTCAGTGTTTAGTTAAGttcttttatgaatttgaaaaattgacggacaaacaaaattggtcaaatcacttaaagtttatgTATCTACGAAATCAGTTGTCAAAGTCTCCAAAGGCACTTGTGGATTCTCTTGATATTGATAACCAGTCATATGACGAGGCAAAGAAATTATTATTGCAACCGTTTGCAACTccattaacacaaaaatatgatGCAATTAAGAAACTTGTAGAATTGAAGTTAACTCTATCAGGTGATCCATATGCCTTTGTAGCCTCGATGAAAACTATTATGAATGCATTCAAAAAGCTTGACGTCAAAGTTGACGATGTTCTCCAGTACTTCATATGGCATGGTCTTAATGATCGCTTTCAATCTTTACTAATTCAGATAACAAATGAAAGCAAACCCTCATTAAGTGAAATTGAAAGTAACATATTTGAGGCTGTTGAGAGGTATAACAGAACGAATGAAAGAAATGTTGAGCAAAAGGAGAAAACTAGGACTAAGAATATAGAATCAAGCACAACTCTCGCAACCAAAGTTAGTGTTAGCCCTAAATATAAGTCATGTATCCTATGTACAAAGGATGGTAAGCAAGATACCGCACATTTGCTAGTAAATTGCCCAGTTTTTGCGAATCCTAAAATGAAAGTGGAGAAACTTAAAGAGCTGAATGCTTGTGTTAGGTGTGGCTATCATAATCATGTGACTCGTCAGTGTAAATTCAAGTTTACCCAAAGGTGTAGAAATTGCAGTGGATGGCATTTTACATACCTGTGTGTTGCTAAGGAGAGGCTTAATAGTTCCAGTACTAAAGCTTCTGATTCTAGTAATACTGAATCCACTGAAACTTCTATGCATACTAGTGGGAAAAAGCTAGAACCGAAGCATACTTTAAATAGCCTCACATTAGCTGAAATTCATCAAAATGTTACTGGTGGTGCTGCAATTTTACCAACTTTTACATGTTCTGTGGCTGAAGAAAATAATGTGGTTCGAGTTTTACGAGATTGTGGTAGCCAgagaaattttatttgtaataagcATGTAAACCATATGAAGTTCCCTGTCCTAGCAAAAAACGTCTATATGACTATTCATGGTTTTAATTCTACTAGGGATCTTGTAACCGATATTGTTAATGTACCTCTCAAGTTAGGTAGGGAATGGCATTCCATCGAAGCAGTTGTTGTACCCAGTATTGATATAGAGTTGAAACTGGAGGGCTTAAATgtcattgttaaagaatttcaagataGACATTACATTTTAGCAGATAAGTTTCTTAGTGGTAGTGTGGACACTATTGGTAACATTGGTCTTATCTTGGGAAATGATGCTGACTTTTTGCTGTCGCTAACTACACACAAATTTGGATTAAGCAATCCCTCTGTGTATCTTGACACTCCAGTTGGTGTCATGCTCACAGGTAATATTAACAGAATGATGAAAAACTTGGTTTATTTACCTAACATTAATATTGGAAATAGTTCACATACTGCGGTTTGCACTCAAGGAGACACACTTTGTATGGAAGGGGAAGCTGCCCAGACTAATAGACAATTACAATTCCTCGATAGACATAGCTTTTTGGCAGTCTCTCAGTCTGAACTTCGAGATGACGATGTTGACTTGATTTCCAACAGATCACCGGCGAGTATCAAAGTTCAAGAAGCCAACACTAATTCAACCTATGCTATTTTTAACAAAAAGGGTAAGCTAAAGCAGTCTGAATTGATTAAAGCTACGGAAGAAATGCTTGAAAAGCAATGCATCGAAtatctggactatgaaaaatcccagCTATCTGAAGATGACACAGAAACCAATAAAAAGCTAGTAAAGTATGTTCTTGATAGTACAGAACGAGATGAAGAAGGTAGACTAGTAATGCCACTGATGTGGAACAACAAGATATCCCATTTGTTAGGGAAGAACTTCAATTTATCCCGGATGATACTGAAGTCTAACTTAACACGTATGAAGAATAAACCTGAGCATTTAAAGATGGTTAATGATGTATTTAAAGAGCAACAAAATCTGGGAATCATAGagaaaattgaagatattaattcttttataaatgaacatCCAGAAGCTAGTTTCTTGCCTCATATGCCTGTGTTCAAAATGGCCAGAGACACGACCAAGTGTCGAGTCGTGTTTCTGTCTAACTTATGTGAGAAAAACAAATCTGCGAAGAGCACTTATAGTCACAATCAGTGTATGCTTCCAGGCCCTTGTCTGAATCACAAAATTGCAACTTCTCTGATTATGCAGAGATTTGACACCCATATGATTTGTTTTGACTTGAAAAAGGCATTTTTGATGATAGGACTCAAGGAAGAGGATCAGAAtagattgttgtttttatggtatcGAAATATTCTTAAGGGTGACTTTACTGTTGTGGGCTATAGGAACAAGCGTTTAAGTTTTGGCCTAAGGCCTAGCCCTTGTCATCTCATGCTAGCTTTGTTCAAAATCTTGATATTGGATGTTGAGAGTGACAACGAGGAAATGGTTAACTTAAAGAAATCGCTGTATAATACCATTTACATGGACAATGGGTCATATTCGTGTAACTCTGCCAAGGCTTTATATGAAGCGTACTACTGTCTCCCTAATATCTTTGGACCATACAAATTTGAATTGCAACAATTCGTAACAAACGATGCAGAACTGCAAGAAATAATTGACCGAGATTATGATAGTGAAACGCCCAAAGAGGTAAAGTTGCTCGGCATGGTTTGGGATAGGGAAGCAGACACACTAGGCCCTGGTAAGATTTTCCTCGATACGCAAGCTAGCACAAAGAGGTCAATTTTGTCAACATTGAATAGTatctatgatatatttaatatctatggaCCAATCTTGAACAGGGCCAGGCTGtttcttaaaaagcttcaagaagacAAGACTATCACATGGGATAGCCCTCTTTCAGAAACATTAAAAAGGGAATGGACACTTATTGGAAAACAGGTGAATTCTACTCCTAAAGTAGTAATTCCTAGATTCCTGGGTAGGAGAGATGGTACCTATAAACTAGTagcattttcagatgcaagtaaggataTTTATGGAACTGTGGTGTATATTGTAAATGTCTTCAATGGTAATACAAATTTTTTGACCGCCAAGAGCAGGGTCGTTAACAAACAGTTAGAGAAGAAAACCATTCCTGTAATTGAATTTCAAGCTTTGGGACTAGCCACAGAGACACTAATCAGTTTATTTCAAGAACTTGCTGGTCAATCAGTCGTTACTCCAATCAAAATTGTGAGCATGGCGATATATTCAGACAGTATGGTTGCTCTTAATTGGCTTTActcttatacatataagtatgataaattgcagaagaaaggagtttttattcaaaataggttGAAAGCGATAGGTGACTTGTGCCAAGTTTtcccaataacattttcatttgtgaATGCATATGATAATCCTGCAGATTATATTAGTAGATGTGTCTCATACAGGAGACTTCAGAAGACTGCGTATCATGGTGGACCCGAGTTTCTTAAGAAACTTCATAAAGATGAGGTTCAGTTTAGTTTCAAGGTGCCAAACCCCCTTGAAAAGAGAGATGAAGTACCCGGCCTTGAAAGGGAAGATACTTCCTTAATCACTGTCTCAACAGAttctgaaagtaaagaaaataacaagaaagacATCAATAGCATTGAACACTTGATACCCCTGACTAAGTTTTCCAGTTTCCATAAGCTAGCAACTGTTCATAAGATGGTATTGAAATTCATCAAAAACATCagagaaaaactaacaaataaaggaATCGACGTTCATTGGGGAAATTGTGTCAAGGAGAAAAATCTTTATGCTTTAGCATGTAGGCAGATAATAGGtaaagaacaggaaaataacttcccagaagtttgtgaattcttcaagaaaagtcatacattaaaaagaaacattcCCAATTTGGTAACTCAAATGAATATTTTCCAGAGCAAAGACACTTTGCTAAGAATCCGGAGTAAATTCGGAAGAAACGAACAGATTTTCTTTCCTGTGCTGTTACCTAAGCATAGTTTGCTAACTAAATTGCTTATTCGTGATATGCATGTTAGTCTAGGACACGCTGGTGTGTATTCGATCTTGGCTCAGTTACGTAAGCAATTTTGGATAATCCACTTTTATTCCACAGTAAAGAAGGTACTTAGAGAATGTATAACTTGTAGAAGGCTTAATGAGAGACCAATCAAAGCAAATCAGAGTGCCTATAGGGATTTTCGGAGCAATCCACCACCTATTCCATACaggtatattttcatagattacatCGGTCCTTATACAGTAATATGGAATGGTGAAAGGAAGAAGATTTGGTTATTATGCGTGACATGTTTGTGGAGTCGTGCCATCAACTTGaagatatgtttatctgctgatacTGGAGACTTTCTCAAGGCCTTCCAACTACACATATATGAGTTTGGCATCCCGGAATTTTGCATATCTGATTTGGGATCCCAGCTAACTGCTGGTAGTAGAATCATTGGAACCTTTCTCAACGATTTTGAAACGCATGCCTTCTTTGAAGAAAATGACATTAAGCCCCTGAAGTTCGAGCATTATGCCAAAGGTAATAGTTCTTTGGGTTCGCTAGTTGAAAGCTGTGTAAAAATGGTGAAAAAGCTAATTCTTAGTTCTATTAAGAACACTGTGCTTGATTATCAagatttttacttccttatttgtcaaactgtccatcttattaacaaaagaccaATTGCTTTTAAGGATAGTCTGAGAGATGCTTGTATTGATAATGTAGAAAAAGCAATAACTCCTGAGTGTTTACTTAAAGGCTATGATCTggtatcagtgaacattattcCCGAGTTGCAGAATTCTTCTTCAGATGACACCAATTGGGAGCCTGGTAGTAGTGCTATTGATGATGTTAAGGATAATTACTATAAACTTAGACAAGGTAGAAACAGACTAGTTGAGGCATATCATTCAGAATTTCTTGCAACTCTCATTAATCAAGCAGTAGATAAAAGGGATCGTTACAGACCTGTCAATCATAAAACCTTGGCTGTTGgagatattgttctgttaaaagaggACGCAAGCAAACCAAGTACTTATCCACTTGGTATAGTAAAGAAGACAGAAGTAAATCACCTAGGGGAAGTAAAAGCAGCTCGTGTGCTTAAGGGTAAGTCTCGTGAAGTTGTGTACAGGACAACAGATTCACTCATTTTGCTTCTTCCTAAAGAAGGATTTCATACTGTTGTTGAAGTTGAAACTGAATTACCTATTGATCaattaaaagtcagagagagaagTAAACGGGCCGCTGCACTTGAATCTATGAGAAACACAGAACTCTTGGTTCAAGAGGGCCTAGTATAA
- the LOC137617436 gene encoding uncharacterized protein, translating to MSALLSLQRQQASSLETVTTPTPVVNLKNELRMPQVPLPEYDNTKGQCLVKFFYEFEKLTDKQNWSNHLKFMYLRNQLSKSPKALVDSLDIDNQSYDEAKKLLLQPFATPLTQKYDAIKKLVELKLTLSGDPYAFVASMKTIMNAFKKLDVKVDDVLQYFIWHGLNDRFQSLLIQITNESKPSLSEIESNIFEAVERYNRTNERNVEQKEKTRTKNIESSTTLATKVSVSPKYKSCILCTKDGKQDTAHLLVNCPVFANPKMKVEKLKELNACVRCGYHNHVTRQCKFKFTQRCRNCSGWHFTYLCVAKERLNSSSTKASDSSNTESTETSMHTSGKKLEPKHTLNSLTLAEIHQNVTGGAAILPTFTCSVAEENNVVRVLRDCGSQRNFICNKHVNHMKFPVLAKNVYMTIHGFNSTRDLVTDIVNVPLKLGREWHSIEAVVVPSIDIELKLEGLNVIVKEFQDRHYILADKFLSGSVDTIGNIGLILGNDADFLLSLTTHKFGLSNPSVYLDTPVGVMLTGNINRMMKNLVYLPNINIGNSSHTAVCTQGDTLCMEGEAAQTNRQLQFLDRHSFLAVSQSELRDDDVDLISNRSPASIKVQEANTNSTYAIFNKKGKLKQSELIKATEEMLEKQCIEYLDYEKSQLSEDDTETNKKLVKYVLDSTERDEEGRLVMPLMWNNKISHLLGKNFNLSRMILKSNLTRMKNKPEHLKMVNDVFKEQQNLGIIEKIEDINSFINEHPEASFLPHMPVFKMARDTTKCRVVFLSNLCEKNKSAKSTYSHNQCMLPGPCLNHKIATSLIMQRFDTHMICFDLKKAFLMIGLKEEDQNRLLFLWYRNILKGDFTVVGYRNKRLSFGLRPSPCHLMLALFKILILDVESDNEEMVNLKKSLYNTIYMDNGSYSCNSAKALYEAYYCLPNIFGPYKFELQQFVTNDAELQEIIDRDYDSETPKEVKLLGMVWDREADTLGPGKIFLDTQASTKRSILSTLNSIYDIFNIYGPILNRARLFLKKLQEDKTITWDSPLSETLKREWTLIGKQVNSTPKVVIPRFLGRRDGTYKLVAFSDASKDIYGTVVYIVNVFNGNTNFLTAKSRVVNKQLEKKTIPVIEFQALGLATETLISLFQELAGQSVVTPIKIVSMAIYSDSMVALNWLYSYTYKYDKLQKKGVFIQNRLKAIGDLCQVFPITFSFVNAYDNPADYISRCVSYRRLQKTAYHGGPEFLKKLHKDEVQFSFKVPNPLEKRDEVPGLEREDTSLITVSTDSESKENNKKDINSIEHLIPLTKFSSFHKLATVHKMVLKFIKNIREKLTNKGIDVHWGNCVKEKNLYALACRQIIGKEQENNFPEVCEFFKKSHTLKRNIPNLVTQMNIFQSKDTLLRIRSKFGRNEQIFFPVLLPKHSLLTKLLIRDMHVSLGHAGVYSILAQLRKQFWIIHFYSTVKKVLRECITCRRLNERPIKANQSAYRDFRSNPPPIPYRYIFIDYIGPYTVIWNGERKKIWLLCVTCLWSRAINLKICLSADTGDFLKAFQLHIYEFGIPEFCISDLGSQLTAGSRIIGTFLNDFETHAFFEENDIKPLKFEHYAKGNSSLGSLVESCVKMVKKLIFSSIKNTVLDYQDFYFLICQTVHLINKRPIAFKDSLRDACIDNVEKPITPECLLKGYDLVSVNIIPELQNSSSDDTNWEPGSSAIDDVKDNYYKLRQGRNRLVEAYHSEFLATLINQAVDKRDRYRPVNHKTLAVGDIVLLKEDASKPSTYPLGIVKKTEVNHLGEVKAARVLKGKSREVVYRTTDSLILLLPKEGFHTVVEVETELPIDQLKVRERSKRAAALESMRNTELLVQEGLV from the coding sequence ATGTCGGCTTTGTTAAGTTTACAAAGGCAACAGGCTTCTAGTTTAGAAACTGTAACCACGCCTACCCCGGTAGTTAACCTTAAGAATGAGTTAAGGATGCCTCAAGTTCCTTTACCTGAATATGACAACACCAAGGGTCAGTGTTTAGTTAAGttcttttatgaatttgaaaaattgacggacaaacaaaattggtcaaatcacttaaagtttatgTATCTACGAAATCAGTTGTCAAAGTCTCCAAAGGCACTTGTGGATTCTCTTGATATTGATAACCAGTCATATGACGAGGCAAAGAAATTATTATTGCAACCGTTTGCAACTccattaacacaaaaatatgatGCAATTAAGAAACTTGTAGAATTGAAGTTAACTCTATCAGGTGATCCATATGCCTTTGTAGCCTCGATGAAAACTATTATGAATGCATTCAAAAAGCTTGACGTCAAAGTTGACGATGTTCTCCAGTACTTCATATGGCATGGTCTTAATGATCGCTTTCAATCTTTACTAATTCAGATAACAAATGAAAGCAAACCCTCATTAAGTGAAATTGAAAGTAACATATTTGAGGCTGTTGAGAGGTATAACAGAACGAATGAAAGAAATGTTGAGCAAAAGGAGAAAACTAGGACTAAGAATATAGAATCAAGCACAACTCTCGCAACCAAAGTTAGTGTTAGCCCTAAATATAAGTCATGTATCCTATGTACAAAGGATGGTAAGCAAGATACCGCACATTTGCTAGTAAATTGCCCAGTTTTTGCGAATCCTAAAATGAAAGTGGAGAAACTTAAAGAGCTGAATGCTTGTGTTAGGTGTGGCTATCATAATCATGTGACTCGTCAGTGTAAATTCAAGTTTACCCAAAGGTGTAGAAATTGCAGTGGATGGCATTTTACATACCTGTGTGTTGCTAAGGAGAGGCTTAATAGTTCCAGTACTAAAGCTTCTGATTCTAGTAATACTGAATCCACTGAAACTTCTATGCATACTAGTGGGAAAAAGCTAGAACCGAAGCATACTTTAAATAGCCTCACATTAGCTGAAATTCATCAAAATGTTACTGGTGGTGCTGCAATTTTACCAACTTTTACATGTTCTGTGGCTGAAGAAAATAATGTGGTTCGAGTTTTACGAGATTGTGGTAGCCAgagaaattttatttgtaataagcATGTAAACCATATGAAGTTCCCTGTCCTAGCAAAAAACGTCTATATGACTATTCATGGTTTTAATTCTACTAGGGATCTTGTAACCGATATTGTTAATGTACCTCTCAAGTTAGGTAGGGAATGGCATTCCATCGAAGCAGTTGTTGTACCCAGTATTGATATAGAGTTGAAACTGGAGGGCTTAAATgtcattgttaaagaatttcaagataGACATTACATTTTAGCAGATAAGTTTCTTAGTGGTAGTGTGGACACTATTGGTAACATTGGTCTTATCTTGGGAAATGATGCTGACTTTTTGCTGTCGCTAACTACACACAAATTTGGATTAAGCAATCCCTCTGTGTATCTTGACACTCCAGTTGGTGTCATGCTCACAGGTAATATTAACAGAATGATGAAAAACTTGGTTTATTTACCTAACATTAATATTGGAAATAGTTCACATACTGCGGTTTGCACTCAAGGAGACACACTTTGTATGGAAGGGGAAGCTGCCCAGACTAATAGACAATTACAATTCCTCGATAGACATAGCTTTTTGGCAGTCTCTCAGTCTGAACTTCGAGATGACGATGTTGACTTGATTTCCAACAGATCACCGGCGAGTATCAAAGTTCAAGAAGCCAACACTAATTCAACCTATGCTATTTTTAACAAAAAGGGTAAGCTAAAGCAGTCTGAATTGATTAAAGCTACGGAAGAAATGCTTGAAAAGCAATGCATCGAAtatctggactatgaaaaatcccagCTATCTGAAGATGACACAGAAACCAATAAAAAGCTAGTAAAGTATGTTCTTGATAGTACAGAACGAGATGAAGAAGGTAGACTAGTAATGCCACTGATGTGGAACAACAAGATATCCCATTTGTTAGGGAAGAACTTCAATTTATCCCGGATGATACTGAAGTCTAACTTAACACGTATGAAGAATAAACCTGAGCATTTAAAGATGGTTAATGATGTATTTAAAGAGCAACAAAATCTGGGAATCATAGagaaaattgaagatattaattcttttataaatgaacatCCAGAAGCTAGTTTCTTGCCTCATATGCCTGTGTTCAAAATGGCCAGAGACACGACCAAGTGTCGAGTCGTGTTTCTGTCTAACTTATGTGAGAAAAACAAATCTGCGAAGAGCACTTATAGTCACAATCAGTGTATGCTTCCAGGCCCTTGTCTGAATCACAAAATTGCAACTTCTCTGATTATGCAGAGATTTGACACCCATATGATTTGTTTTGACTTGAAAAAGGCATTTTTGATGATAGGACTCAAGGAAGAGGATCAGAAtagattgttgtttttatggtatcGAAATATTCTTAAGGGTGACTTTACTGTTGTGGGCTATAGGAACAAGCGTTTAAGTTTTGGCCTAAGGCCTAGCCCTTGTCATCTCATGCTAGCTTTGTTCAAAATCTTGATATTGGATGTTGAGAGTGACAACGAGGAAATGGTTAACTTAAAGAAATCGCTGTATAATACCATTTACATGGACAATGGGTCATATTCGTGTAACTCTGCCAAGGCTTTATATGAAGCGTACTACTGTCTCCCTAATATCTTTGGACCATACAAATTTGAATTGCAACAATTCGTAACAAACGATGCAGAACTGCAAGAAATAATTGACCGAGATTATGATAGTGAAACGCCCAAAGAGGTAAAGTTGCTCGGCATGGTTTGGGATAGGGAAGCAGACACACTAGGCCCTGGTAAGATTTTCCTCGATACGCAAGCTAGCACAAAGAGGTCAATTTTGTCAACATTGAATAGTatctatgatatatttaatatctatggaCCAATCTTGAACAGGGCCAGGCTGtttcttaaaaagcttcaagaagacAAGACTATCACATGGGATAGCCCTCTTTCAGAAACATTAAAAAGGGAATGGACACTTATTGGAAAACAGGTGAATTCTACTCCTAAAGTAGTAATTCCTAGATTCCTGGGTAGGAGAGATGGTACCTATAAACTAGTagcattttcagatgcaagtaaggataTTTATGGAACTGTGGTGTATATTGTAAATGTCTTCAATGGTAATACAAATTTTTTGACCGCCAAGAGCAGGGTCGTTAACAAACAGTTAGAGAAGAAAACCATTCCTGTAATTGAATTTCAAGCTTTGGGACTAGCCACAGAGACACTAATCAGTTTATTTCAAGAACTTGCTGGTCAATCAGTCGTTACTCCAATCAAAATTGTGAGCATGGCGATATATTCAGACAGTATGGTTGCTCTTAATTGGCTTTActcttatacatataagtatgataaattgcagaagaaaggagtttttattcaaaataggttGAAAGCGATAGGTGACTTGTGCCAAGTTTtcccaataacattttcatttgtgaATGCATATGATAATCCTGCAGATTATATTAGTAGATGTGTCTCATACAGGAGACTTCAGAAGACTGCGTATCATGGTGGACCCGAGTTTCTTAAGAAACTTCATAAAGATGAGGTTCAGTTTAGTTTCAAGGTGCCAAACCCCCTTGAAAAGAGAGATGAAGTACCCGGCCTTGAAAGGGAAGATACTTCCTTAATCACTGTCTCAACAGAttctgaaagtaaagaaaataacaagaaagacATCAATAGCATTGAACACTTGATACCCCTGACTAAGTTTTCCAGTTTCCATAAGCTAGCAACTGTTCATAAGATGGTATTGAAATTCATCAAAAACATCagagaaaaactaacaaataaaggaATCGACGTTCATTGGGGAAATTGTGTCAAGGAGAAAAATCTTTATGCTTTAGCATGTAGGCAGATAATAGGtaaagaacaggaaaataacttcccagaagtttgtgaattcttcaagaaaagtcatacattaaaaagaaacattcCCAATTTGGTAACTCAAATGAATATTTTCCAGAGCAAAGACACTTTGCTAAGAATCCGGAGTAAATTCGGAAGAAACGAACAGATTTTCTTTCCTGTGCTGTTACCTAAGCATAGTTTGCTAACTAAATTGCTTATTCGTGATATGCATGTTAGTCTAGGACACGCTGGTGTGTATTCGATCTTGGCTCAGTTACGTAAGCAATTTTGGATAATCCACTTTTATTCCACAGTAAAGAAGGTACTTAGAGAATGTATAACTTGTAGAAGGCTTAATGAGAGACCAATCAAAGCAAATCAGAGTGCCTATAGGGATTTTCGGAGCAATCCACCACCTATTCCATACaggtatattttcatagattacatCGGTCCTTATACAGTAATATGGAATGGTGAAAGGAAGAAGATTTGGTTATTATGCGTGACATGTTTGTGGAGTCGTGCCATCAACTTGaagatatgtttatctgctgatacTGGAGACTTTCTCAAGGCCTTCCAACTACACATATATGAGTTTGGCATCCCGGAATTTTGCATATCTGATTTGGGATCCCAGCTAACTGCTGGTAGTAGAATCATTGGAACCTTTCTCAACGATTTTGAAACGCATGCCTTCTTTGAAGAAAATGACATTAAGCCCCTGAAGTTCGAGCATTATGCCAAAGGTAATAGTTCTTTGGGTTCGCTAGTTGAAAGCTGTGTAAAAATGGTGAAAAAGCTAATTTTTAGTTCTATTAAGAACACTGTGCTTGATTATCAagatttttacttccttatttgtcaaactgtccatcttattaacaaaagaccaATTGCTTTTAAGGATAGTCTGAGAGATGCTTGTATTGATAATGTAGAAAAACCAATAACTCCTGAGTGTTTACTTAAAGGCTATGATCTggtatcagtgaacattattcCCGAGTTGCAGAATTCTTCTTCAGATGACACCAATTGGGAGCCTGGTAGTAGTGCTATTGATGATGTTAAGGATAATTACTATAAACTTAGACAAGGTAGAAACAGACTAGTTGAGGCATATCATTCAGAATTTCTTGCAACTCTCATTAATCAAGCAGTAGATAAAAGGGATCGTTACAGACCTGTCAATCATAAAACCTTGGCTGTTGgagatattgttctgttaaaagaggACGCAAGCAAACCAAGTACTTATCCACTTGGTATAGTAAAGAAGACAGAAGTAAATCACCTAGGGGAAGTAAAAGCAGCTCGTGTGCTTAAGGGTAAGTCTCGTGAAGTTGTGTACAGGACAACAGATTCACTCATTTTGCTTCTTCCTAAAGAAGGATTTCATACTGTTGTTGAAGTTGAAACTGAATTACCTATTGATCaattaaaagtcagagagagaagTAAACGGGCCGCTGCACTTGAATCTATGAGAAACACAGAACTCTTGGTTCAAGAGGGCCTAGTATAA